The Apium graveolens cultivar Ventura chromosome 3, ASM990537v1, whole genome shotgun sequence sequence AACATAATATCATTGTGGCCCATCCCAACCATCAGGAGTTCATATTTTTCACAGTGGTCCTCGGGGTCTCCTTTTTCATTGAACTCGCTCATCTTAAGGAATTGTCTCTCTTCGCCCGGGGGGGTCAGTACTGCTCGATTTCTTGTGTCACGTCCGGTTCTCGATCGGGCCTTCTATCACCGAACATGGCCTTTTCTAGGCGATTGAGCCTGAGGCTGGATCCATCGGGCTCCTCATCCGAATCAGAAGACAAGGGTTGCTTGGTCCTTTTCCTCCGGGGATGCGAATCAGAGTCCGACTCATCTTCTTCGTCATGCGCCCGACGTTCTCTTCTATCCTTATTCGTTATGTCGTGCTTTTCAGCCCGCATTTCTTCGCGCAAGGCTTGTTCTTGCAGTTCAATCTCCTCCCTTTGGAGCTGCAGGGCCTTTAGCCGGAGCGCATCAGCTTCTCTTTTCTTTGCTCGCGCTTCCGCCTCCTTATCAATTTGATCAATTTTGGCCTTACCCTTCTCCGCGGCCTTTTCTGCCCGGATCTTTAGGAGTAAGGCCTCTTCTTCAGGAGTTAGTGTAATAACCCCGTCCTCGTCCACTAGGGAGGACGGTTGTCCTTTGTCGGTAAAACCAGGCGGCGGTGAATGTTCGTGAATTGTTTCTGTCATGGTCTCGTTCTCGGCTTATAACTCTCGTATGTCccatagacggcgccaaatgttacgcCCAGATTCCTTCGGGAGCTTGAACAGGTTTCGGCTGTCTTGAAGGTGGCTTCGGTTGgtacctgaaagtgaagagaatgcgagggtttgtaccccgattcacctccggtgtaagaataagaatcTGGTTATAAGGGTGTGGTAATAATACAAGAAAAGCAGAGTGTATGCGAGAATGTCTGTATGTTTTGTCTTACTTCACAAAAGTTTTTATACCCAATTCTGCCATGAATGTTCAGCCGTTACCAATCATTAAGAAGGGAGTGAAAATGGGGCGTTATGTCCCTTGTTCTTTCCAACGATCTGCGAGTAGTGGGCCTTGGCCTGGGCTTCCGTGGGCCTTCGTCTCGCAGACCTAGCCTATAGGTCCTTCGACCCAGTAGCTCAATCGCATATTGGGCCTTCGTGCGATGGGCCTTGGTGGGCCTATAACCAAGGACAAGAATGATACTATAGACAATTCAGACTGAAGGTTTAATTGTTGTTTAAAGCTTCTACTTGTCACCCTTTCTCGGCTTCCGGCAAGTATGATCTGAGACTCTCACTTCTTCTCCATATGTCATGGACAAAACATACAACTTATATCAGCTGTTTCTCACGGATTTAGAGTTCTCTAAGTTCAACCGTGCCAGTACTTGGGATTTAAGCAGTGCCGATGTGTGACATGTTGCTTTCCAACTTCAATCAATAACAAGTTGGCAAATTTTATCAGGGTTCTTCAACATGCATCAACAATAACAAGTCATTGGAGTATCAACTTAATATTTGTCCACAAGCAGGAAGCTGTTGGGCAATGATTGCTCACTGCTCAGGAGCTTTCTCCACAGATTCTCCAGCATAAAGGTCATTACATTAGTTGCTCTAGTTTCATACTTCTCAGTAGATTTTCGTTTTTTTTAACAAACTGAAATAACTTCATCTCGTACTAATGTAACAAGTACTGTGTTGTTTTTGTAGTCACTTCAGTGCATGACACTGGGGTCTGGGGTTGCGGCTGCACCTCAAAACCTACGCCTTTCATTCTCATTCTAAATTTCGAATCAAAGAACGTTGCTGTATTATATTCTTAAAAAGCAGGAGTTATTTACTTCCAAGTTGCTAGTAGTAGGAGCTATTGCATAAGAAAATAGTACACAGCAAAATCCATAGGATACGACTCACCTTTAGACAGCTTCCGACAGTTTATTTTTTTACATCTATAGATAGTCAGGGAAGCTTTTATTATTACAAGACAACCAAATTTCAAGCATCTTCTGCATCACTAATGCTGGGGTTGGTATCAACATAGAATTCTGAGTCAAGTCCGTCAATTATCCTCACTCTGTTTCAACAGAAGTTACAAAACTAAGTGTCAAGAACACAAAATAAGGACTTGCATTTATTAAGGAAAAAATAAAACGGAATacctttcaagaacaaatttccCTTCTTTATACTTCTGACTTCTCTCATGCGCAGCCTCCTGAGCAGGGAAAATGGAATTTACGAGTAAGGTTATTTGTGCACTATATATACATAAAATAACAACAGCATGTATGTGCTTGCAGGACTTATAGGTGAGAGTATCACATATTTCCAGCCGACAATCTGTCCACAACAGCAGCAAAATATATCTGCCACAGTGTGCATCCCAGAAAGCATCATTCTCTCTTCTGGAGGTCCAACAGTGAGGTTTACCCTAAGATACACAAAAATATGAAGCATTACTTTGAAAACAGGTAAATTTACAGTTCAATTTCTTAGGCTCCCAATACATTCTGCTCATTATGTGATTGTGCCCCTTACACTAGCTAATATATTGATAAAGAATGTTAGAATACAAAACGATTATGAAATAGGAGTGCTTAGGTCACCAAGATTACATCATGTACTGTCATGTTTACTGTAGCGATACTAGCCAGCAAATTCCCTAATTCTATATATAGAGGCTATTGCCTCATTTGTGATATATGTAAATACAATTTCTTTGCCCCGCTCCTTTCTCCTCTCTACTGATTGATCCCTTGTTATGTTTCATGATTTCGCATATTTTGGGAGAAAACATGATTTAAGCTCTTACAAAATTGTTTATTATAAAACCCCAGATGAAAATTAAGCTACAAATTGTAGCCAAAAATGTGCTTTTGCAGGATCTATGTAAATACCAAATATATTGCATATTGATATATTTCAGATAATAAAAACTATTACGTATTTAACTTTTAAGTATGAAAATTAGTACAACTTACGCATTAGTAAAGAGGTAGGCCTTTCCCCTGCGGCTGTGAAAAGCCTGTATCAAGATGAATAAGCATCAACAATTAAAATTTAATCTTGTAAAATACAGCAGCTTCATTCAATATTTATCTTTTTAGTTTTTACCAGTTAAATAACCTGAGAAATCCAAAGTCTAAAATATCTTGTATAAACAATGTCTGAAGACTAAACGTGGTTCACTGGATCTAGGTATATCCAGATGAACGCCACATAGTATACCTAATTTAGCACTTACCTGGATGCTTGCAAGATGCTAGAGCCTAGACTTCAATAATAACAACTGAAGTGAAAACAATGTGTGCATCGAAAcaattgtgtagtatataaccAGTAACTTAAAATATACTCTTCCTTTCGTAGATTAGTTTGACAAAGAACCTACAAATATTTACGGTTTCACATAAAACCTGATGTTCATTTATTCATAGATTGAACCCTAATATATGTAACACGTGGTAGCAAACAAGTGCTTCTGGCAATACTATTGTCCATAATCGCTACTGTTTAAGGGTAATAAATTATCCACAACTTATTAAACTCCGTAACAACAAGAACAATATTTAACAATACGAATGTTAGCTGCAATTAGCTGTAAAAATGTTGGCCGGTATTCTTGAAATGACTGTTATAGATCGTCATACATCAGGACAGAATCAACCAGAGCAAACTTAATGCATTGATAAGTGATAACACTCATGCAATAGCTAATATATGATATCGGATATGGAACTGATAAATCCAGCATGTAGCTGGAAAAAAAAGGGAAATGGTACATAAGGATCTTGGTTTTACACTTGGAAACAAATATAGTTGTTGCTATCCATGAAAAAAGAGTAATATTGAGCCTAAAATCAATTTTTGCGACAAAAACATCTTTAAATGGGGTCAAGAATTGGAGTCTGAAGATAAATTTTAGCAACAAAAACATTTTTTAATGCTAGAACATGGCCATAGCTAGAGGCCTACAGCAATTTTAGCATTAgcatttaatttgattaaatgaaATCAACAATAAGGTTTAATTCGTATAGTTCTTCAACACTCTCGGATCTCATAAAGTACCCTAATTTATGTTCAAAGCAAAAAAGTATGAAGCATCTAAGACAAGACAGTACAACGCTGCTGACACATCAACTACAGCACCATTAATTGAGTAATTTCAGAAAAAAATTGAAACTTTATCCAGCTAAGGTCTGCTTGAATATTTATCAACTCAAAGAGCTTAACAAAATGAGATACTAGTACATATAGGCAGGTAATTAaggggagagagggagagggagagggagggagggagacagagagagagagagagagagagagagagagagagagagagagagagagagatttaaGTACACATACAAATGAAGGGTGTGTGAGAAATGAAAAGAAAGCGGACCTTAGAAACAATGTCATCAACAAGGGCTAAATGGGTTTTACAGAACTTGCACCTGTAAGTCCTTCCCTCCAGCTCCACCACAAATATTCGACCCATCTTTTCTCTTCTCCTTCTACAAATCTTTGTCTGAATGTCTGAAACCctcaactctctctctctcagccACACTTATCAAGATTGTGTCTTTTTTTAGCAAGTGTGTAAAAACAAGAATCCACAGTGGGTTTGAGTAGCTTCAAGCTTCTTGTCTTAATCGGGCCCAAGACCGGTTAAATTGGACTTTCAAATTTTGAGTTGATACTCTAAGTAGACCAGGCAGATTATAAAAAGGCCCAATAACTTCCTTTGTTTTCATCATTTCATGACAAAAACATTTTTTTGAGTAATATGACTTACCTTACCGATAAATACCCCATCCGTCCCTCCAAATGTTTACATTTTGATTGCAAGgaatttaagaaaaatgataaaatagttaaGTAAAATTAAAAAGGTAAGTAAAGTAGTGAGActgattaatattatatgtataaaatgGGTATAATGGGAAGAAATGGTGGatgtaattattttaaaaattataaaaaatttactatttataaatttttttgaaatataaaTGATGGGAAGTGACATACCAAAAAAGAAAGTGTAAACAATTAGGAGGAATAGAGGAAATATTTATCATAATATATAACTTCAGCGAGATAAGCAAGAATCCGActttaaaatctgaaaaaatAAGAGAATAAAATTTTAATCACTTAGACTATCTCATTAAGGTGCATGAAAGCATCTCCAGCCCTCATAATTAATTAGGTATAATGTCTATGTGACACTCTAATACACCTAAAATATGTAAAAATTTTGATCACTCCAACATAATATTTTTAGATCACGAGAAAAAAATAGGCTACATTAATTGAATGTACTCCCATTATCAAAATCAATACAAGCTCACGTCACTTCATGCTTAAAATATGGTTTAAAACTTAACCTAATGCTATCCTATATTatcttttataaatattttttataacaAATATAccttaaatgatttttaaatattatttatttattaacaaaaattaaaaaatttaatattatattaaatatgctttatttaaaaattatatatatgtaagtaatgtttattaattttatttttttcatttttaaatatgtttttatatttataattgtaattaaattttattttataatatttactttaaaaatatttttataaatataaaaaataaaaatattgtcattaaatatttttaatttatatacatattttattttcaATTGTATTGAATATAAATAgcttaaatttaaaataatattttgaatataactATTAAATATACCTAACAATACCTGAAATTCTTAGAGATTTAACGCTAATGGTATTTTAACTAATAAATTTACCTAATACCGTTCGAGATGTTGTGCATGACATTTTGAATGGAGTAATAAAAACACAGAAGCACAGTACAATACAAGTACAAGTCGGCATTGAAAAAAAGTGGGGGCGACGAGCAGACAAAGCAACAAAATTAAGCATAAACAGCCGCCCCACCAACTTTTTTTCTCAACTTGTTTCAAATCGGCGGTTATGGAATTTACTAGTCGATTGCTTCATTGACTCATTTCCATCAAGTTTACGttacaaattatttaaatataagtttcataacaGTAAATTGCTGATCATATGCTTAAACAGCTGATCTAGCATCAGATGGAGCCAATGTTCCACAACAAGCTGACGAAATATTTTCTCACTTGCGATTCATTGAACTAATATTTGGTATTGCTGTTCCTGATAGTAAGAGCAGTTTTTCGTTGAAAAATAACTAAAAAACTGTTTAATAAAATTCAAAACCTACTTTTCGAAAAaattcttttgatttaaaaactGTTGTTAGAGAAATCAAGTTATCCATACTTTAAAAAAAAACTGTTTTTCAGCTTTTACGGAAGCAGGTGCTGATTTCAgcatcaaaccttaccaaaagtattattagtattattatttttatttttttgcatcaaaacatatacatatcaaaaaaattaccaaacagtcatctgatttttttaacaacattttttcaaacaacacaacaatttttaacagtAATCTCAAACAGAGCCTTGGTATTTTTTTATCTAATTAATTATGTACGCATATATATTAAAGTCAATAAAGTCGAATTCCACCCCTTTAAAGGAGGTTAAGATACTCAATCAATCCACACATCTTTTCCGGACTAAAATGAATTACACGTCTACGTGGAAATACTTTTCAGAAAATATTGCTAATTTTGCTAATAATAcagtaaaattttaaaaatagaacaaaaaaaaagaaattgcCAGTTATTGTAGTTTCACATATTAATATTACTGCCGTAATAATTTCTTTTTGTCAAAATATCACCATATGTGTTGAAAGTAAAGATACACAAAAAATCTATGTGACCGGACATTTTTTCAGATCGAATTATTTGAATTTTTTCAAATCAGATTAGATATTAGAATTCAAATTTTTTGAACATATCTATCAAAAAAGTGATGATGAGAAGAAAGAAATAAAGTActttaaacaatttcaaaatgTACGTTGTTTTAATTTCTTATATAAATCTAAGAATACTTAATACCTCGAAAAATTGAATTTCATAAATTATACTCTCTCCCTCCGTTTCaatttatgtgtattatttgATTTTTTATGGTAAAGTTTACTGTAAATAAAaacttattatttaattattttaaaaagctGAAAATTACATAAGAAAGTAGATTAAATGTACTTTCTtgtaatttaattttataaatatttttaatatatattatataaaattttcGGTCAAAATTGGACCAGTTTAATCGtaaatactccctctgtccctgGAATCTTTACATGATTTTGCCTCATgcttgacacgcattttaaggctattataaaatatagttctataatttcttaaaaaaaaattattttctgtataaaagtttaaacgttatatttttatttaaaaaaaattcaaattatttagTAAATCATATTTTATGGAAATCTTTGTAAACATCATAGTGGGAGGAAGTATAAATATGACAAAATAAATTAGGACAGAGTATAAATCAAACATAAATACATTCACAATAAGGTTAATTTAAATGTAAAAAATAAAAACTCAGGCTACAGCTCTATAAAACGAGTGTAAATCAAAATGTCCAATTTTTTAAAATGGATAGATAAAGGACTACTATCACTTgtaaaatttaaaagttatttttggaaaaagtATTTTGGGTTTAAAAGCTACTTTTAGAGAAACCAAGTTCCccatgtttttaaaaaaaaactgatttTCAGTTTTGCAGGAAGTAGATgttgatttcaccatcaaaccttaccaaaagcATTATTagcattattatttttaattttttcatcaaaacatatacatatcaaaaaaattaccaaacagtcatctgattttttGAAAAACACTTTTTTTAACAACATTTTTTCTAACAGCACATCAATTTTTAACACTAATTCCAAACAGATTCGTGATATTCTTTTATCTAATTAATTATGTACGCATATATAATAAAGTCAATAAAGTCGAATTACACCCCTTTAAAGGAGGCTAAGATACTCAATCCACACATCTTTTCTGGACTAAAATGAATTATACGTCTACGTTGAAATACTTTTCAGAAAATATTGCTAATTTTGCTAATAATACAGTAAAATTTAAAAATAgaacaaaaaaaaagaaattgcCAGTTATTGTAGTTTCACATATTAATATTACTGCCGTAATAATTTCTTTTTTTCAAAATATCACCATATTGTTGAAAGTAGATATGCACAAAAAATATATGTGATCGGATATTTTTTTAGATCGAAGTATTTGAATTTTTTCAAATCAGATTGGATACTAGAATTCAAATTTTTTGAACATACCTATGAAAAAAGTGATGATGAGAAGAAAGAAATAAAGTACTTTAAACAATTTCAAGATGTACGTTGTTTTAATTTCTTATATAAATCTAAGAATACTGAATACCTCGAAATTTTGAATTTCGTAAATTATACCGCCTCCCTCCGTTTCGATTTATCTGTTTCGCTTGATTTTTCATGGTAAAGTAAACTCAAATTTGACTCTAAATAAAAACTCATTATTTGattattttgaaaaactgaaaattACATAAGAAAGTAAATTAAATGTACTTTCttgtaatttaatttttataaatatttttaatatatattacataaaattttCAATGAAAATTGAACCAGTTTAATCATAAATATCAAATATGTCAGAATAAATTGGGAGATAGTGAGTATAAATCAAAGATAAATACATTCACAATAAGGTTAATTTTAATGTAAAAATTAAAAACTCAGGCTACAGCACTATAAAACGAGTGTAAATCAATGACGCTATCGTCATTGTCGGGTCAATCAATGACACGTATTTTTCTCAGCTGTCCACTCACTCCGTACGACAGCGCCCACGTGAAGCATGCCTCGTGTCGCCCTACAATTGCGTGGACGTCAACATCAAATGTTAAATTACATAGAATGTCGCGCTCAGTCTTTGTATGATGACGTGTGATATACGATAGACAACACTTGTGGGACGTACACGTATCACCTAGATACTACCCTGTTGTTCGCTGTGGACCAAGTGGGCTCCATCTAGCATTTCAGCAGCGGCCCTTCGCCTTCGGCTGTGCTGCACACGTGGAACATTGTAGATTAATCTGTGGGGTAAATAAGTCCATATATGTATTCTCTCCGATAGAAGCCTCTTTTCAGAAATTTTTCAATATGTTAACATTATttttaacatattaattttaaaaCTACCGTTGTTTAAGGTGTATAGCCCACCGTGAGCCATTTGTATACAAATGGTTTTGACACGGAGGACAGACaacataataaaataatattaattttattaagatatttggataagagaaaaagaaaaagtgTAATTTAGTGAAAAAAGTATAAAATAAGTTAAAGTGGTGGGATCAtttaatatttaatcaataaaaTGAGTGTAGTGGGAAAAAGTAGTCAGTGTACTtgatttttataatataaattttttactatttttgatatgttttaaatgtatagaattgaatgAAACATCCGAAAAAGAAAAGTGTATAGAAATGAATGACAcgaaaaaataataattattgaaAGTAGAGTTAGAGTCTATGTTCATTTATTCATGAAAGATATAAGttaatatttttttgaaatacaataatttttaaaaagaaatattttgtgAGACAGCAGGAGTATATAATTAGATCGCACAATTGATTTGTTTTACATACTTTCATATTCGGGTATGTAATGTCAAATTTAAAACCTACTCCTTAAGGATTCGTAtcttatttatatatttttattcatgtTTGTCTTTTATACAATTTTTGAATGAGAGTTAAAatgtaatatataattttaagtTAAATATTTCATCCATCCTCAAATATATGTCTTTTCTACGTTATACACTTATAAAAGTTATAGTTCATATATTactttttaaattttcttttttaaaattaaaatttgatatttATACTTTTATTTGGAAAAAGCAAATCTTAAAATTAATTTGTATCATTTTTATTCACCTAAGTAAAAATTTCAGTAAAACATATATTTTGGGGACAGAGGTCGTAAAAAATAAGTTCGTAAATTTAATGCTACGGACTAGTATTTAAGTAATACTCCTGGGGTTTTTTACGCGATATTTTATTTTTTACACAAATTTGAATGAATTTTACCGGATACTTAAAAATAACAATAAAATTTTCTCTTTTATGAATGAAAATAGACAATAAATTATTCAATTCatgttaaaaaaaaattgaatttttttaaaattatcttGTCAAAATACAATAAAATTCATGTAAAAATTAAAACGCcgtataaaaaatatttttataaaaaaagtaaagtcagcatctaacacacACAACACAAATGAACGGTAAATGCCTTTTATGAGTGCTCCATTTAACTGTACTCTCAAACTCAATCAAATGTTAAATTGTTCCATTGACCGACATGCCAAGAATTGTGTAGGAAGGCTTTATTCCGATTTTTATTTAATACGGTCCTAAATTGTTACTACCTCTGTCCCCCtcatttttttacattttttttacatgtttgacacgtattttaaggcAACTGTAAAGTATATttccgtaatttatttttaaagttttctttttttgtataaaaatttgaacattatatttttatttataaaaaaaaattgaataaactTTATGCAACTACATTTAATAAGAGTATTAAAGTGCGTGTCGAGTCCCCGTGGGGTATTATTTCATTTAATCATGtcctaaataaataaataattatcttTAAAATGATATGACAGATACCGGGAAAAAAGTTTCAAAGTTCATTACTTCCTCCACCTCATATTATTGACTATTAGATGGTCAATTTTACTAAACTTTgagaaataattaaaatataattattaatcatttcaaaaaattgaaaaataaattttaaagGGAATTAAATATAACCAACCAAACAAATTCAGTAAATATCGCATAAAGTAATGTCTAAAACCGGTATAATATACTCAAACTCATTCACACTCAAAAGAATAAAAAGATTGTTTCCTATAAATACCAGCAACTCGTGTGTGCAAGTAGATATGTGTTATAGGTTTGAAGTGATAAATAATGATGTACCACAATATATATTGTCAGAACTTAATCAACATGAATTTAAGCATATAATTCATATCTTAGTTCATGATTTTATTGTATTGACATGTGACTTGTTTAT is a genomic window containing:
- the LOC141711642 gene encoding protein yippee-like At5g53940, translated to MGRIFVVELEGRTYRCKFCKTHLALVDDIVSKAFHSRRGKAYLFTNAVNLTVGPPEERMMLSGMHTVADIFCCCCGQIVGWKYEAAHERSQKYKEGKFVLERVRIIDGLDSEFYVDTNPSISDAEDA